The DNA segment ACTTGTCCTGTATCTTGGTTGATAGCTGCTGCACTCtgctggccaaaaaaaaaaatatttagagtaAAGCAACAATTaggaaatatattaatatataatccaTTAGTAAATTGAGTTACATttcctaaattattattatttatttattattttttaaagcaaaataactaaaacacaaAGATGCACCACCgttcaaatatttctttcttattttcagAAAAGCTTTATTCAATCAAAAGTAcagtagtaatattgtgaaatattattacaatttaaaatgactgttttctatttgaatatattgttaaatgtaatttatttctgtgatcaaagctgaattttcagcatcattcctccagtcttcagtgtcacgtgaacttcagaaatcataataatattctgatttgctgctcaagaaacagttctgattattattatttgaaagctgaatatttttgtggaaactttaattttttcaggattctttgatgaagataaagaaaaaaaaatacattataatcctttttttttttttttttttgtcaatttaaggCATCcattaaaagaaatacaaattataatacatttaaatatcaaaacctTACCCAAAAAGTTatgaaagttatatttttttagttacttacctatgatgaaaaaatatatatactaaaatgtgtttgaaatacatttatttcatgctaagtatactatgaatacatttacatatttatgtacagtacttaataaaataccctacagttgtacttttagtacactaaactggtatacttgcCAGTCTGTGAAATAAGAACAACAAATTTTATACTAAATGCACTTtaaagtagtgctgaagtccaactaaagatatgcTGAAGTATTTTTGAATGTGCTCAAGTGGAGCTATTGCAGGTTTACTTCAGggacactttaaatatcttgcattgaAAGATTATataatcctcatcaatagtgatataattttattttattgttcagtttaggcttaatattaagaaacgTGCATCATGCACAAGCAGCAATCCAAATTGTTATATCAGCAAATCTGTAgctatatgtcagtaaatatgttaatagatttgaactatacttagtatgaaatatcATAATCCTTTTTTACTAGggttagtctttttttttgtaatttatgcaataaatctTTTCTTTGAATGAGTTACATATCATACTACACattattttagacataaacaaAAGAAGAGTCCTGTTCAGATTTGTCATCTTTTATAAACATACAAAGACAGTGTAGACATGAAAGGGACAACATTCACCGATAAATGATAGGATCTCATAATTTAGTATCTTtacagtttatttcatttaaaaaaacgtgATAGGACCGATCGAAAATgcactaaacatttttaaatatcttcaccTGAAGCCATATTTACAGATGTGCAGGGGTGGGTGAAATAATTAACCCACTGTAATAAGAAAAAGGAAACATCACCTTTACCAGTCAGAAACATAAATATGTGATAAAGAGAGGCACTTGTTTAACCAATAAGGTAGTCATTTTTTTCCTTGAATAACACTGAATTAAAGATGTCTGCATATGATCCGTCTCCTGCAGTCAGGAGGTAGTGTGTGTCGAGGTTTTAAAGATATCATCCTCATCAAAGCCTTCACCTCTCCATGATACAGTACGGAAAAGTTCACGCGAACACGACGAGTTCTCTGTTTGTTAAAAACACCGTCTCTTACACGCCCTCTGAACGAGGCTAAACGTCACACAAAGCTGCTACGGGATCCTTGGATGGCTTTTCTGCTCTGCTGTTGTTTTTTGCTCGGTGTTGATCGGAGGCACTTGTGCGGTGTGGAGCACAGCAGGGCGACTGACATCTCTTCATCACACATTCAGGATCTCAAACTCCTCTTCTGACTCAAAAAGCTTGTCTGGGGACTCGATGAACTCTGGAAGAATGAGCACAGACTGTAAAAATGATATTCAGGTTATGAAACAAAATCATGCTGCGTAGTCTTTGAatcactttctatgaagcctttATTTGTTATGAATACTCTATGTATTATTTATCTTAAAGTTTCTTTTGAGGCTTGCATACATTATAACTATGGGAACTATAATCCATTGTAACTTGGATATAATGCATTCATTTCTTCACTTAATAAGGTATCATGCATGCATTAATAATATCCTGATAATGGATTGCAAATATAGGCTTCGTAGAAAATGTTCTCAATCCTCAGTACCTGCTCCTGTGGTCTGCACCTCTGGTTTGGTGGGAGGAACAAACGGAGGCCAATGAGACGGGTGTTTCTCTACCAGCTCGAACATCCGCAAATTTCTCTTCTTGAGGAGCTCCAAAATCAGAGCGGAATGATAAGAGCaagttaaaactgaaaagaaagcAAGCTGGTAAATCATGTTCTTGATGGGTCTCACCTGCTGAACCAGATCGCACCAGCTGTCAAAGTCCTCCTCACTCTTGCAGAAAAAGCCCTAGGGACAAACATTCACGTTTACTGATCCTTGAACTCAAACCATGAATGCATTCAAACATCTGTAGCGGAAGACGTTTGGCTCATTCTCGTATTTGTTTTTCGAGAAGTGAAATGGAAGAAAAAGCAGAAAGCTGGTCTTTGTTTCCGATGGATGaacattttgtaactttttttttaaatcatttgtcatcttggaatatgtaCGTGGGTCTGTCTTCAGACAAAGCATCAGTaaagggccgttcacacagaatacGTCTGTGTCTAAAAATGCAAGACACAGCTCTCAGAAATGACCTgcgtcccaaatgacgcactcatacactatgtactcaaccatgtagtgcatgaattatatgtgtccctggagcacaaaaccagtcttaagtctctggggtatatttgtagcaatagccaaaagtacattgtatgggtcaaaattgtcgatttttcttttatgccaaaaatcattaggatgttaagtaaagatcatgttccatgaagatatattaataaatttcctaccgtaaatatatcaaaacttaatttttgattagtaatatgcattgctaagaacttcatttgaacaactttaaagatgattttctcaatatttagatttttttgctccctcagattccagattttcaaatagttgcatctcagccaaatactgtcctatcataacaaaccatacatcagtgaaagctttcatgtgatgtataaatctatatttcgagacccttatgactggttttgtggtccagggtcacatataaggttattttgtcattcataatcatagTACTACATgattaaagctgcgacagttgagtgcattaagtgtccaacattccacactttgaTTTTTCGGTTTatttaagtgcactttttctttttggaattctcagtgtgaatgcactactCGCACTGTTTATACAAAAAAACGTAGAACAGTGCATAAGTACACGATTTGGGACGCAcctatggtttttaaaaaaaaaaaaaagcagcacagaaTGCTTTCTCTGCCTTGTTGCCGTCAAATAAAACCGTTGCCATGCCGACTTTctactgtaaacaaaagcaaaagtaaaaaaaaattgatacattttattcaagctacaaaagtcttgagcagtgagtgatttctctttttttgctctGTGATGTCCATCAATGACAGACTGCAGcaggtttcactttaaaagcagcgctgtctctttaaaacctgacGCACGTGATGCGGATCTGACACATTTGAATTTgcataattttgtgtgtttttgtgcattgaaGCAATCTcgtttaaaattgtgttttaattttgagACTTTTCCAGCATTGCATTTgcataattttgtgtgtttttgtgcattgaaGCACTCCTGTCTGATCCAGAATACGCTTGTGTTCACAGAGAGCTGCGTCAGTGACGTGATCTGAGCTCTCACCAGCGCCACAGATGGGTCCAGGCTAGTGATTTTCATGCGGTGTGGGGTCCTCTGACAGTGATAGCTCTGGTCGTCCACAGCACTGCCTGATTCAGTGTCCACGGCCTGCTGCGTAGTGTGAGGGTCCAGATAGATCAACTCATCAtctgaaaaagaaataatgaGAATACCTCAAGAACACATTTTCCAGGATAAAGCATCGCGCTGATTCCTTCGatcagttcattttcaatgggaCACACGTTGGATCATGCATATGTATTTAGCGTGTCATTTTATTACCCCAAACTCTGTAAACGCCAACAAAACTCACCGATAAATCCAATAAAATAATAGGCGAGGTTGGGCTTTCCTCCCAAAACACCACACGACTGAGGCATCTTAAAACACTCCTAGGAAAAGAAGATGaaacgtgtgtatatatatgacaCATGAAAAACTTATTAAGATAGATAATATAATCAGAGCTGTGTAGATGACCTACAAATTGTAACTCTAAATTACACGGCAAAACTTGTAGctagtaacgtaatccattacattacatattttaggtaatataatcagactactttttatATAATCAGATAATTTGTtgatcacattgatttaaacaggataatcttgaatctttaaattcaaagaaaaataaaatattttccattcGTTGTTATTAACGACATGAagtacattaaacattacattacatcaaggTCTCCCAAAcgggggtttgtgagtttaatgaaaagctaataattaattaaataataaaaacgcacaattaaaatcattttaaaataaaaccaatccaaataaaacactaaaagatgtcatattttatttgtttacctgcatttaTCCACGTCATATTGCGATTGTGTGAATatgtaactaataaaaaatatatatattactgtagtctgattacgagtattttaaaatgtaaaatctaagTACTTAGTGAATACGTAATTAGTTACTGAATATAACAGACTCTTCAGACAAAGAAAAGTGTGGTACTTTGAAGGCCTGAATGTAGACGGGGTTGATGCTGTTGATGCCCATTCGAAGAGGGATGACCAGCAGCAGGGGCCTCCAGTCCAGGGGCCTTTGGGACTGAAGGTGAGGTGTCTCTGAACAGCTCTGGCCTGACGCTGGCACTTCTCCTCGGCCACAGGGACCAGCCCTGGACCTGCTTTCCCGGCCTGGCTGCTTACACTGTTTCTCTGGTCCAGAGGAAGAGGTGAGAACATCACGAAGGTTGGACGTGAGAAACAAGAAGATTATTAATCCCATTTAAACTTCCTTCGGCTCTAACGAAGTCAGGCCAGAGGAGAAGTTGGGGAACTTTCTCCcgaggtttttttctccatttctggcTTCCTTCCCACTGTTGCATttggcttgcttagctggggtTTAAAAGACACTTCATGTTCAGTGATATTATTGATTTAGTTGCACTGACACTATCGGACAAAAGCTGGACTGAAAATCTGAACTCTTGATACGttttgcaacactgacactgttCTTGAACTGAAGTGAATCAACACTGACTTGAGATGAATAATGACATTATCGTAGAGCTGCTGCAGTTTTAATTCACTCTTCTACGAATTAAGGAAGAAAATCTTGCATTCATAGTCacggcattaaatgttgcatgcacttaaaacaaatatctgtcagtgcaGAATAGAAACTTGTCTTCCCTTTGAATTAAGCTTATTTTTCTGAGAcaactggcagatatttgtttttgctttaatcacagaattacttaattttaatcaatttctcagaaaacaagactgtatcttatgtcattttattctcaagtaaatgcatcttgatttataAATCTTTgcactgaaaacaagacaaaaacaaggaaggaaataacttatttttttttttttgcagtgaggtTCGGTAAAAGTTACTTCCACTTTCTGGTAATTTGAAGCAGAGCCATTCAAGCCataagcttttttctttttttttaaaaaaatctgtcggAAGGTGTATTTTCAAACATTGAAGACATTTAAATTTAGAGACCACATTGACGTATTGTGTTCCACACattttattcctttaaatttacttgatcttaaaaaggtcttacaTTTCCCATCATAAAAGCTGCAGAAACCCTATTTATAGCTCAACTGAAGTTGTTTCACAACCGACGAATATTAACACAGTTAtgttcctgtttattactgtgtgaagctgctttgaaagaaTCAGTaatgtataaagcgctatataaataaatgtgacgtgACTCATCAGAAAAAGACTCTTACTGATGTCTTCGATAACAACGGTGTTGTCCATTGACACGTACACAGCCAGTGTATTCCAATCATCAAACAGAGCGAGTTTCCTGCAAGCAGACGGCCATTCGctgttagttcacacaaaatgttGTGTTCAAAACTATGAGATTTAAATGAGCTTTCATTTAGAGCAGTGTGGCATTCTTTAAAAGACCTTGTAAAGCGtgcatattatatataagtattattattatacagtgcTTCATTactacttcacccaaaaatgaaagtttgcttaAAAAAAGTCTTCGCCCtcaagtcatccaagatgtataCGAGTTTTCTTTCTTagtgggaacagatttggagaaatgcagcattgcatcacttgctcagcattggatgctctgcagtgaatgggtgccgtcaaaatccAACAGTTTGaggataaaaacatcttaatgacgcaattttgtcttctccagatgttaactgatggactggagtgctgtggattattgtgatgtttttatcagctgtttggactctcattctgacggcacccattcactgcagagcatccattggtgtgcaggtgatgcaatgctacatttctccaaatctgatgaagaaacaaactcaccatCTACATCtcgagcacattttcagcaaatttgaaataaaacaaagacaactgtgtccaacaacaaaatattatttttaagaaatcagTCTTTGGAGAAGAAAAATGACACTTGCTTGAGTACTTGAGCCACTGTGTTCGGTCCATACCATTCTCCGACAGACTTGCCCTCTCCAACGCCCATCTGAGCTACACAAGCAGGACACACAATACTCATTACTTCAGTACCGCTTCAATGTACAGCACTCACAGAGACTTTCAGACAGACACTGCAATGATGTGCACTTGCTGTGTGAACCAATGGTTTTAAACAAAACGTACAATGGTCACTGAGAGGGCTGGGACGGTAATAATGGTCTTGAATGACATACCCATCTGGTGAATAGAGTAGCAGCTATCCTTCTTGTCTAAAAAGCAGTGCAAGATGCGATGGTACTCTTTGGGCTGACGTTTCTCTGGATCCCATCTCCAATCTAGAACACACAGAGGAGCAGAGCACTTCAGAGCCGCAGTATGTGACACTAGTATGGAGGACCAAAcatgcagaaattaaaaataaataaatagataaataaataaaaacaaaaatagttcatttgtaataaaatttaatcctggatttatattttaaattaatttttcctttatgtttttattttctgtatttatttacttatactttcattcatttttatatttaattaattaatttatttttaaatgtatttattcatgcattcatcaACCATTGACGATGTTGATGGTTCCGGGCTTAATGATGTAACTATGAGGATAAGTAACTGAATTCAGTTGCTATTAAATAACTCAACATAATAAATGtgaatctgtgaaaatatattggatCTCTCCAGTTGATCTGGCACACCACACTCTCAAACTCCGAGTGTGAGCTCTCAACCAATGATTCACCGGCGCTCCACAAGGACCGCCTCCCTCATTTCCATGTTGCACAcggaaaagtaaaaagaaataaatgaataaataaatctggaaataaatacacatgggaataaaaaatacatataataaataaatgcatgaataaatacatttaaaaataaatgaattaaatataaaaatgaatgaaagcataagtaaataaaagttaaaaagaataaaaataaaataaatacataaaggaaaaaagtaatttaaaatataaattcaggattacattttattacaaatgaactatttttgtttttatcacatcatttatttatttatttattttccttttattacatttatttatctaaCCTTCCGCTCAATTTAACTtttagggctcaagcccgaaggggcgaagagccctattgtttttctaagaattattcttattattattattattttttttatttttttttaaaccttccgggggtttttggaggccttaacatactcaaaaactcttgaaaattggcacacacattggaacctgcggccatcaggacgccgcagaggctgggacccgggcgtggcacaggggctctacggcgccccctggaacacagtcagaaatcttgaaccatagcgcacacatacttgcatgtatttatatgaaactctgtacacttatagatctcattgagccaaacaactttcgcgctctatgaaAAAGGCTccacccaacaggaagtgagctattcagggctgtttcaaaaaagcatgctctggaatttgaaatactcctctgaggttttccacccgttctccacgaactcggtgaacatgatctcaagacattggggatgaaaaattgccaggggatttttgatatctcaaatggtttgtccgtggcgaggcgttgaaattagggcaaaaaatgagaaacaggaaatgtctaataacatccacatacattttccgatttagatcaaacttcatcggattgtttgatgtatgatgccgatcacatagatgtgactattaggagtcaaagttatagcgccaccaactggcagcaggaagtgtgtcattttcaaaatggtttgaattcagcatcttattttcactcgatttgcttcaaacttcatcagaataatgccaaaacacggcccatgtaaaactgttgtggggatattgatatctaatatagtgttgccgtggcaacgtgtcaatcttgaatattctgttctagtgattttgaggcagataaaatgctcagaattacatgaaactcaaaacacatatcagtcctaatgatatatagacaatgtcaaaagcacatgaaagggcgtggaggaggcactctatagcgccaccttttgtcaaaagtgagtgggttagttttagctacagacaccaaactcggtacataaattattcttatcaagacggacaactttctaattcacagtcatcagctacgatgaacaggaagtcggttatattgatttgaatatggatttttggaaaaatatagctgttaattaatgcatactgctcagaggataattacagtatacacaccaaactttttctacatgatgccaaaacattgaggaacttaaattgcgaatggattttggatagcttgaacggttttgccgtagtgatttattgaaataacagtaaaaaagtaaacatgaattgtcttatatttcttaaagtgggGGTTGAGGGCCtagctgacagagagagagagagagttaacatctctttaatcaccagaaaaaaagaaaatcagtaattgtgtgttgttgttttttcttttcatcattacagcttaagaaatcttggattatacacatggatttttttatgctgcaaataataatttgaaactcatttgatactgacctatgaaagacatcctgtgacatgacatttatctgaatttacacaatctcatggatgtaacagtaaaacagttcagctcacagatgaagactaagctgtcatgcagtcaaaaatatttaacacatgcttatagatcaataaaattattaaaaaatgctttttcaccgagtgcataataattagtcacactgatattctggtgatatttttttccaagtacattttacctattccaaatcacatcaatcttaataaatactatacatttgttatttaatcatttatgagtgatatataattgtccttgaaggctggaagtgaaaaactccttatattcaggagtgctgaattattagcgatgttttcttgccatgcattggtcatagagctcattgtagcggtgcctcgggtgttgaaatagatttgttatacattatacaggttcacacgtactccgtctgcagtgcatatgcagtatgtgtatgcggtacagaagcagcagcgagagcgagttattgtaacgcgaaagcacattaaataatgcgcgagcgcgaatctctctgttgGCACGCttaaaaccagacacgcgtgctcagatacatgctgattTCGCTCagcgcgcgcacttaaaacgcgtctcctctcgctcaaactgtgtcctgtgcactcacaactctctatgctcatgcgctagatattcattccttttcgcacctttctatttctaaccttttctgttcacatcttttaccgtgtgcagtgtgaacgctctgatccattaacatgggctcggaaaaaaaaaacgcattacaaacagagtgtgtgaacctggagttacgtagacatatgcccagtgtattctgttctcacgctccatttagccgcgcttcattctgaccggttcagagagcaacaccaaacgtgcagtgtgtaataccaatcatggccaccactagatggcgctttaggattacttttaaataattgttgtagaaacgtgtaaagagcatttaaatcttttataaaattcagtcaaagaaaaataatgcgtATTTTTAAAAGCTAATGCATTtaactggtaatatagttttatataatcatttcacaaatgtttatagctcattaaaattatttttaaaaatggttatagatcatgaaatgtgttggcaacattttataataatctctctttggtttacattaatacatgcattaactaacatgaactaacaatgaacaatctgtttatgttagttaatcatatcattaaaaatattaatattcatgttatttcacagtacataaactaatcttaaaataaaactgtaacccCCCTGTCCCAGTCAGCTAtttttgtccaatggtcatgtcttaattttgcaatttctgtattgcaacagttttgaatatttctcatggggatttaataatttttgactttggctcatttcatctgtaaaaaaaaaaaaaaaaaactaataataaagagtttttctcttccagccttcatggacaattatatatcactcataaatgattaaacacaaagttaaatgtagttat comes from the Cyprinus carpio isolate SPL01 chromosome B21, ASM1834038v1, whole genome shotgun sequence genome and includes:
- the atg4a gene encoding cysteine protease ATG4A, producing MEAVLAKYENQINAFSEFLEDLPDVDEPVWILGACYDLKTKKSELLSDVRSRLWFTYRKKFSPIGGTGPSSDAGWGCMLRCGQMILAQALVCRHLGRDWRWDPEKRQPKEYHRILHCFLDKKDSCYSIHQMAQMGVGEGKSVGEWYGPNTVAQVLKKLALFDDWNTLAVYVSMDNTVVIEDIKKQCKQPGRESRSRAGPCGRGEVPASGQSCSETPHLQSQRPLDWRPLLLVIPLRMGINSINPVYIQAFKECFKMPQSCGVLGGKPNLAYYFIGFIDDELIYLDPHTTQQAVDTESGSAVDDQSYHCQRTPHRMKITSLDPSVALGFFCKSEEDFDSWCDLVQQELLKKRNLRMFELVEKHPSHWPPFVPPTKPEVQTTGAEFIESPDKLFESEEEFEILNV